The Desulfomicrobium orale DSM 12838 genome includes a window with the following:
- a CDS encoding glycosyltransferase, with amino-acid sequence MKICFLITGLSVGGAEMMLYKLLKHSSCLRQGVVVSLISGGEMAHRIEALGVRVVGLHMRRGLPDISVLWRLVYLLRSEKFDLLSTWMYHADFLGGVAAWMANIPVLWNIRNSDLDASKTKWTTRALVNLCGKLSRVVPERIISCSAAARDIHVELGYQRKKFQIIPNGFDLQGFKPDPEARKSVRAELGVPADAHLVGVVARFDPQKNHVGFLDAAQHIAKARPNVHFVLVGTEVTWENETLRQKIEDSGLRARLHLLGSRTDIARMMASFDVLVSSSYGEAFPNVLGEAMACGVPCVATNAGDSAYIVGDTGRIVSVGDMHALAGSVVDVLSMSSTERTAVGNRARARVEELFEIGQIAKEYEKIFEEVRHTCVA; translated from the coding sequence ATGAAAATTTGTTTTCTTATTACCGGCCTTTCCGTAGGGGGCGCAGAAATGATGCTGTACAAACTGCTGAAGCACAGCTCATGTTTACGGCAAGGCGTGGTTGTATCTCTCATTTCAGGCGGAGAGATGGCTCACCGGATTGAGGCCCTTGGTGTTCGTGTGGTAGGTCTGCATATGAGGCGTGGGCTGCCGGATATCTCTGTCTTGTGGCGTTTGGTCTACTTACTCCGTTCTGAAAAATTCGATCTGCTTTCCACCTGGATGTATCATGCGGATTTTTTGGGCGGAGTAGCTGCTTGGATGGCGAACATCCCTGTCCTCTGGAATATTCGCAATAGTGATTTAGATGCAAGTAAAACAAAGTGGACAACAAGAGCTTTGGTAAATTTGTGTGGGAAATTATCCCGAGTTGTCCCTGAACGAATTATCTCCTGCTCTGCAGCTGCGCGAGATATCCATGTAGAACTCGGATATCAAAGAAAGAAATTTCAGATTATCCCAAATGGCTTTGATTTACAGGGTTTTAAACCAGATCCCGAGGCACGAAAATCTGTCCGAGCTGAACTCGGCGTGCCAGCCGATGCACATCTTGTTGGAGTTGTTGCCAGATTTGATCCACAAAAGAATCATGTAGGCTTTTTAGATGCCGCCCAGCACATCGCCAAGGCCAGACCGAATGTACATTTTGTGCTCGTAGGAACAGAGGTCACTTGGGAGAACGAAACTCTTCGTCAAAAGATAGAAGATTCAGGTTTGCGTGCTCGGCTTCACCTGCTTGGTTCTCGTACAGATATTGCCCGCATGATGGCCTCTTTTGATGTGTTGGTTTCTTCTTCTTATGGAGAAGCGTTTCCTAACGTATTGGGCGAAGCCATGGCTTGCGGCGTGCCGTGCGTTGCCACAAATGCCGGAGATTCGGCATATATTGTGGGTGACACTGGGCGAATTGTTTCTGTGGGAGATATGCATGCATTGGCAGGCTCTGTGGTAGACGTGCTCTCTATGTCGTCTACAGAAAGAACTGCTGTGGGGAACCGGGCTCGAGCACGAGTGGAAGAGTTGTTCGAGATTGGACAAATCGCCAAGGAATATGAAAAGATATTTGAGGAAGTGCGACACACATGTGTGGCATAG
- the asnB gene encoding asparagine synthase (glutamine-hydrolyzing), producing MCGIVGIFSQSGDLFPIDAMTSALGHRGPDAGAVWLDAEGGIALGHRRLSIVDLSKAGAQPMHSPSGRFILVFNGEIYNHLELRQLLGHTSWRGHSDTETLLAAIESWGLEKALSHSVGMFAFALWDTRERHLFLARDRMGEKPLYYGWQGGFFLFASELKALRRHPAFGADIDRGALALYMRHNAVPAPHSIYTGIRKLPPGTFLCVTQDAPDTCPQTYWSVDDVARKGLAAPFSGSDSDAVAELDALLRQAISGQMVADVSLGAFLSGGLDSSTVVALMQAQSSRPVQTFSIGFVEAGYNEAEHAKAVAAHLGTDHTELYVTARQALDVIPRLPLIYDEPFADSSQIPTFLVAELARRHVTVSLSGDGGDELFAGYNRYIWTRSIWNAVRFWPRPVRRRFCRLLTRIPTSSWDTFFAVAMRLLPKGWRYSNPGDRMHKLAEILDAADPRGIYQALVSHWKEPEALMLGAREPEILLAKPAPWRELGDVENVMMYLDQQTYMPDDILVKVDRAAMAVSLESRVPFLDHRVVEFAWSVPLSMKLRHGQSKWLLRQVLYRYVPLALVDRPKAGFGIPLDAWLRGPLREWAEALLAESRLRAEGFFAPEPIRRKWAEHLGGARNWSYLLWDVLMFQAWLEETRRPTAGLA from the coding sequence ATGTGTGGCATAGTTGGTATTTTTTCCCAATCGGGTGACCTTTTCCCCATTGATGCCATGACCTCGGCCTTGGGGCATCGCGGGCCGGACGCCGGAGCTGTATGGCTGGATGCTGAGGGAGGTATTGCACTTGGGCATCGCCGTCTGTCCATTGTGGACCTGTCCAAGGCTGGAGCACAGCCGATGCATTCTCCATCAGGGCGTTTTATTTTGGTATTCAATGGCGAAATCTACAACCATTTGGAATTGCGCCAGCTCCTTGGGCATACTTCCTGGCGCGGCCATTCAGATACAGAAACCCTGCTGGCTGCCATTGAGTCATGGGGGCTGGAAAAAGCTCTGAGCCATAGTGTGGGCATGTTTGCCTTTGCGCTGTGGGATACACGGGAACGACATCTCTTTCTGGCTCGGGACCGCATGGGAGAAAAGCCCCTCTATTATGGTTGGCAGGGAGGGTTTTTTTTATTCGCCTCGGAATTGAAGGCCCTGCGCCGTCACCCCGCTTTCGGCGCGGACATCGATCGCGGTGCACTGGCTCTATACATGCGGCACAATGCCGTGCCCGCACCGCACTCCATTTACACAGGCATCCGCAAGTTGCCGCCCGGTACATTTTTATGCGTGACGCAGGACGCTCCGGATACCTGCCCGCAGACATACTGGTCTGTTGACGATGTCGCGCGAAAAGGTTTGGCTGCGCCTTTTTCCGGCTCAGACAGCGATGCGGTGGCGGAGTTGGACGCACTTTTGCGGCAGGCCATTTCCGGGCAGATGGTGGCCGATGTTTCTTTGGGCGCATTTTTGTCCGGGGGATTGGATTCGTCCACAGTGGTTGCCCTGATGCAGGCGCAATCCTCGAGGCCGGTACAGACTTTTTCCATTGGTTTCGTCGAGGCCGGATATAACGAGGCTGAACACGCCAAAGCCGTAGCCGCTCATTTGGGTACGGATCACACGGAATTGTATGTGACCGCGCGGCAGGCTCTGGACGTCATCCCGAGGCTGCCGCTCATCTATGACGAACCTTTTGCCGATTCGTCGCAGATCCCTACATTTCTGGTTGCCGAGCTGGCCCGACGGCATGTGACCGTGTCTCTCTCTGGTGATGGCGGCGACGAGCTTTTTGCAGGGTACAACCGTTACATCTGGACCCGCTCCATCTGGAATGCCGTACGCTTCTGGCCGCGTCCGGTCCGAAGGCGATTTTGCCGTCTCCTGACACGGATTCCCACATCTTCCTGGGATACATTTTTCGCAGTGGCGATGCGATTGTTGCCTAAGGGATGGCGCTATTCCAACCCCGGTGACAGGATGCACAAATTGGCGGAAATTCTGGACGCCGCCGATCCGAGAGGTATTTATCAGGCTTTGGTTTCCCATTGGAAAGAACCTGAAGCCTTGATGCTCGGGGCGCGTGAACCGGAAATCTTGCTGGCGAAGCCGGCGCCATGGCGGGAATTGGGTGATGTGGAAAATGTTATGATGTATCTGGATCAGCAGACCTATATGCCCGATGACATACTGGTGAAGGTGGATCGGGCGGCCATGGCCGTGTCGCTGGAATCGCGGGTGCCTTTTCTGGATCACCGCGTGGTGGAATTCGCCTGGTCAGTGCCGCTGAGTATGAAACTGCGACACGGGCAGAGCAAGTGGCTGCTTCGGCAGGTTTTGTACCGCTATGTCCCTTTAGCCTTGGTGGATCGCCCCAAGGCAGGGTTCGGCATACCCTTGGATGCATGGTTGCGCGGTCCTCTCCGGGAATGGGCCGAGGCTCTGCTGGCGGAGAGCCGTTTGCGTGCGGAAGGGTTTTTTGCTCCAGAGCCGATACGTCGCAAATGGGCCGAGCATCTGGGTGGAGCGCGGAACTGGTCGTATCTTTTATGGGATGTCCTTATGTTCCAGGCTTGGCTGGAAGAGACGCGGCGCCCCACGGCGGGGCTGGCGTGA
- a CDS encoding glycosyltransferase family 4 protein, producing the protein MRFVFLSHVDANLYLFRLPVMRALVAAGHEVIALCPRGEFFEKFAEAGVRVEEYFLRRKSRNPLLELRTLTSLCVRLRKLRPEVLHTFTLRPNLYGALAGWLAGVPRIFGAVTGLGSFYVDRAPKARIARWMLNFVQRQAFRIMEGVVFQNRDDLLAYAAWDIVRGRKARLIRSSGVDTQVFRPDAVGKKILAGLRKDLRIEPGQMVVLMVARAIWHKGLAEYMEASALLRQRFPQAVFLLAGDVDEGNPSSASRKYLLAQQVVRWLGHRDDIPALTALADICVLPSYREGVPRTLLEAAAAGKPIVATDVAGCREVVGHGVNGLLVPVRNVGALADAMGRLVADRSLREEMGMQSRKKAVDEFDVQHVVRQYLELYKVNE; encoded by the coding sequence GTGAGGTTTGTTTTCCTGTCCCACGTGGATGCCAATCTATACCTGTTCCGCCTGCCGGTCATGCGCGCACTGGTGGCTGCCGGTCACGAAGTGATCGCCCTGTGTCCGCGCGGAGAGTTCTTTGAAAAATTTGCTGAGGCCGGAGTGCGGGTCGAAGAATACTTCCTGCGCCGGAAATCCAGGAATCCGCTGTTAGAGCTGCGCACATTGACCTCCTTGTGTGTCCGCCTGAGAAAGCTGCGCCCGGAGGTGCTGCACACATTCACTCTCCGCCCCAACCTGTATGGCGCTCTGGCCGGGTGGCTGGCCGGAGTACCACGTATTTTTGGCGCTGTGACAGGGCTGGGTAGTTTTTACGTGGACCGGGCTCCCAAGGCACGCATCGCGCGATGGATGCTGAACTTTGTTCAGCGCCAAGCTTTTCGCATAATGGAGGGAGTTGTCTTCCAGAACCGCGACGATTTGTTGGCCTATGCCGCCTGGGATATTGTGCGCGGAAGAAAGGCGCGTCTCATTCGCAGCTCCGGAGTGGATACGCAGGTCTTCCGCCCTGACGCTGTGGGTAAAAAAATACTTGCCGGACTGCGTAAGGATTTGCGAATCGAGCCGGGGCAGATGGTCGTACTCATGGTGGCGCGGGCCATCTGGCACAAAGGCTTGGCCGAGTATATGGAAGCCTCGGCGCTTTTGCGGCAACGCTTTCCACAGGCCGTATTTTTGCTGGCGGGAGATGTGGATGAAGGAAATCCATCCTCGGCCAGCCGGAAGTATCTGCTTGCCCAGCAGGTTGTTCGCTGGCTGGGGCACAGGGATGATATTCCTGCATTGACCGCGCTGGCCGATATATGTGTGTTGCCCAGTTATCGGGAGGGGGTGCCACGCACGTTGCTGGAGGCAGCGGCTGCGGGTAAACCCATTGTTGCTACGGATGTCGCAGGTTGCCGGGAGGTTGTGGGTCACGGCGTGAACGGCCTGTTGGTACCGGTACGTAATGTCGGGGCTCTGGCCGATGCCATGGGCCGGTTAGTGGCGGACCGTTCTTTGCGTGAGGAGATGGGGATGCAAAGTCGGAAAAAAGCCGTGGATGAATTTGATGTACAGCATGTGGTGCGGCAGTACTTGGAATTATACAAGGTAAACGAGTGA
- a CDS encoding IS5 family transposase, with the protein MPTNIRLAQKGAAQADAPGNPVSFFLTGGECADISVAPQLLEGVRDCTVIADKGYDSEPLVQLPESRGCTVVIPPRSNRKTPRRYDRHLYKERHLVECFFNKIKEYRRVATRYEKLAQTFLSFTWQLQ; encoded by the coding sequence ATGCCCACAAACATTCGGCTGGCGCAAAAGGGGGCAGCACAGGCAGACGCGCCCGGCAATCCTGTATCGTTTTTCCTTACAGGAGGTGAATGCGCGGATATCAGTGTTGCGCCGCAATTACTTGAAGGGGTTCGTGATTGCACTGTTATTGCCGATAAAGGCTATGACAGCGAGCCATTGGTTCAACTCCCTGAATCAAGAGGCTGTACCGTAGTTATTCCTCCACGCTCAAATCGTAAAACACCTCGTCGGTATGATCGGCATCTTTATAAGGAACGGCACCTTGTTGAATGCTTTTTCAATAAAATTAAAGAGTACCGCAGAGTAGCAACACGTTATGAAAAGCTTGCTCAAACCTTTCTTTCGTTTACTTGGCAGCTTCAATGA